In a genomic window of Pseudomonas mohnii:
- the phoB gene encoding phosphate regulon transcriptional regulator PhoB: MVGRSILIVDDEAPIREMIAVALEMAGYDCLEAENSQQAHAIIVDRKPDLILLDWMLPGTSGIELARRLKRDELTGDIPIIMLTAKGEEDNKIQGLEVGADDYITKPFSPRELVARLKAVLRRAGPTDGEAPIEVGGLLLDPIGHRVTIDGKPAEMGPTEYRLLQFFMTHQERAYTRGQLLDQVWGGNVYVEERTVDVHIRRLRKALGDAYENLVQTVRGTGYRFSTKA, from the coding sequence ATGGTTGGCAGGAGCATTCTGATCGTCGACGACGAAGCGCCTATTCGCGAAATGATCGCCGTTGCGTTGGAAATGGCCGGCTATGACTGCCTGGAGGCCGAGAACTCCCAGCAGGCCCACGCCATTATCGTCGACCGCAAACCGGACTTGATCCTGCTCGACTGGATGCTGCCCGGCACCTCCGGCATCGAATTGGCCCGCCGCCTCAAGCGCGATGAACTGACCGGTGATATCCCGATCATCATGCTCACCGCCAAGGGCGAAGAGGACAACAAGATCCAGGGCCTGGAAGTCGGTGCCGACGATTACATCACCAAACCTTTTTCCCCCCGTGAGTTGGTCGCGCGCCTCAAAGCCGTGCTGCGCCGCGCCGGTCCTACCGATGGCGAAGCGCCGATTGAAGTCGGTGGCCTGCTGTTGGACCCGATCGGCCACCGCGTGACCATCGACGGCAAACCGGCCGAAATGGGGCCGACCGAATACCGCCTGCTGCAATTCTTCATGACCCACCAGGAACGCGCCTACACGCGCGGCCAGTTGCTGGATCAGGTCTGGGGCGGCAATGTCTATGTCGAAGAGCGCACCGTCGATGTGCACATCCGCCGCCTGCGCAAAGCCCTCGGCGACGCCTACGAAAACCTGGTACAAACCGTGCGCGGAACCGGCTAC
- the ubiA gene encoding 4-hydroxybenzoate octaprenyltransferase — translation MYQSLLKSLNRLNPRAWDFIQLTRMDKPIGIYLLLWPTLWALWIAGKGSPSLANIVIFVLGVVLTRAGGCVINDWADRKVDGHVKRTAQRPLASGKISSKEALVFFALLMGVSFLLVLCTNATTIWLSLGGLALAFTYPFMKRYTYYPQVVLGAAFSWGMPMAFTAETGDLPAAAWLLYIANLMWTVGYDTYYAMTDRDDDLKIGVKSTAILFGEADRVIILTLQGLALGCLLLAGSKFELGGWFHLGLAVAAACFAWEFWYTRDKDRMRCFKAFLHNHWAGLAIFVGIVLDYGLR, via the coding sequence TTTCATTCAGCTGACGCGCATGGACAAGCCAATCGGCATCTATCTGTTGCTGTGGCCAACGTTGTGGGCGCTGTGGATTGCCGGCAAGGGCTCGCCGTCGCTGGCCAACATCGTGATTTTTGTCCTTGGCGTGGTGCTGACTCGCGCCGGTGGCTGCGTGATCAACGATTGGGCCGACCGCAAGGTCGATGGCCATGTGAAACGCACCGCACAGCGCCCACTGGCGAGCGGCAAGATCAGCTCCAAGGAAGCGTTGGTGTTCTTTGCGCTGCTGATGGGGGTGAGTTTCCTGCTGGTGCTGTGCACCAATGCGACCACGATCTGGCTGTCACTTGGCGGCCTGGCGCTGGCCTTCACTTACCCGTTCATGAAGCGCTACACCTATTACCCGCAGGTGGTGTTGGGCGCGGCGTTTTCCTGGGGCATGCCGATGGCATTCACAGCCGAAACCGGTGATTTGCCGGCAGCGGCGTGGCTGCTATACATCGCCAACCTGATGTGGACAGTGGGCTACGACACCTATTACGCAATGACCGACCGCGACGACGATCTGAAGATCGGCGTGAAGTCCACGGCGATACTGTTTGGCGAAGCGGACCGGGTGATCATCCTGACCCTGCAAGGATTGGCGCTGGGTTGTCTGTTGCTGGCGGGTTCGAAATTCGAGCTCGGTGGCTGGTTCCACCTCGGGTTGGCGGTGGCGGCAGCCTGCTTCGCCTGGGAGTTCTGGTACACCCGCGACAAGGACCGGATGCGCTGTTTCAAGGCGTTTTTGCACAATCACTGGGCCGGGCTGGCGATTTTCGTCGGGATCGTGCTGGATTACGGGTTGCGCTGA
- a CDS encoding COG4315 family predicted lipoprotein: MNYIAQSWKALLVTAVLTLPTLALAAEPVMMKDGMMVDHKGMTVYTFDKDSGGKSMCNGDCAKNWPPMMAPAGAKAEGKFTPIKRDDGMMQWAYDGKPLYTFVKDEKPGEMKGDGMKDVWHVVHQSQK; the protein is encoded by the coding sequence ATGAATTACATCGCTCAATCCTGGAAGGCGTTACTGGTAACGGCCGTGCTAACGCTGCCGACCCTGGCGCTCGCCGCTGAACCGGTGATGATGAAAGACGGCATGATGGTCGACCATAAAGGCATGACCGTGTACACGTTCGACAAGGACTCAGGCGGCAAGTCGATGTGTAATGGTGACTGCGCGAAGAACTGGCCACCCATGATGGCTCCGGCCGGCGCCAAGGCCGAAGGCAAATTTACGCCCATCAAGCGCGATGACGGCATGATGCAGTGGGCGTATGACGGTAAGCCGCTGTACACCTTTGTGAAGGACGAAAAACCTGGAGAAATGAAGGGTGACGGCATGAAAGACGTCTGGCACGTCGTTCACCAGTCGCAGAAGTAA